The following are encoded in a window of Geotrypetes seraphini chromosome 5, aGeoSer1.1, whole genome shotgun sequence genomic DNA:
- the GPR1 gene encoding G-protein coupled receptor 1, with translation MEDIDLRMNYSYDYFYNSEYYELEELPQNKPHPHVLHLVSIIVYSTAFILGVPGNATVIWFTGFKWEKSVSTLWFLNLAVADFIFVLFLPFHIMYVASDFHWPFGKLLCKMNSFIAMLNMFASIFFLTVISLDRYIYLIHSSFSQRHRTLKNGCILSVVIWNLAAIIAGPALYYRDIVTKSNHFVVCYNNFHPTDHDTMVLTHNILSWIKFLCGYLFPLLTMVMCYSFLIIKVKKRTVLTSSKFFWTALAVVVAFFICWTPYHIFSIMELTIHHNEHLQHWIYFGMPLSTSLAFLNSCLNPILYVLISKMFRVHFRASMAQLFKQTLREISQPVTVSEQLQDSKDNANLYEYETPQ, from the coding sequence ATGGAAGATATTGACCTGAGGATGAATTACTCTTATGATTATTTCTACAACTCTGAGTATTATGAACTGGAGGAGCTACCCCAGAATAAACCCCATCCCCATGTTCTACATCTGGTTTCCATCATAGTGTACAGTACAGCCTTCATACTAGGGGTGCCAGGTAATGCCACAGTCATCTGGTTTACAGGATTTAAATGGGAAAAATCAGTCAGCACCCTCTGGTTCCTCAACTTGGCAGTTGCAGACTTCATCTTTGttctcttcctgccttttcacattaTGTATGTGGCATCAGACTTCCACTGGCCCTTTGGTAAATTGCTTTGTAAGATGAATTCCTTTATTGCTATGCTGAATATGTTTGCGAGCATCTTCTTTCTGACTGTGATCAGTCTGGATCGATACATTTACCTGATCCATTCCAGTTTCTCTCAAAGACATCGCACCCTAAAAAATGGCTGTATTCTTAGTGTAGTAATCTGGAATTTAGCTGCTATTATTGCTGGACCTGCTTTATATTATAGGGACATAGTTACAAAAAGCAACCATTTTGTTGTCTGCTACAACAACTTCCACCCAACTGATCATGACACTATGGTTCTGACACACAATATTCTCAGCTGGATCAAGTTTCTTTGTGGTTACCTCTTTCCCCTGCTTACTATGGTTATGTGTTACTCCTTCCTGATCATAAAAGTGAAGAAAAGAACTGTCCTAACATCTAGTAAGTTTTTCTGGACTGCCCTTGCTGTGGTAGTAGCTTTTTTCATCTGCTGGACGCCATACCACATATTCAGTATCATGGAATTGACAATACATCACAATGAACATTTACAACATTGGATCTATTTTGGCATGCCCCTTTCCACAAGCCTGGCTTTTCTCAACAGCTGCCTCAACCCTATCCTCTATGTTCTGATCAGCAAAATGTTTCGAGTTCATTTCAGGGCCTCAATGGCTCAGTTGTTCAAACAAACACTGCGAGAAATTAGCCAACCAGTAACAGTCAGTGAGCAGCTCCAGGATTCTAAAGACAATGCAAACTTGTATGAGTATGAAACACCTCAGTGA